The following nucleotide sequence is from Longimicrobium terrae.
TACAGCCTGAGCGGCGGGGAGCACGCGAGGACCCAACTTGGTCCCATACCCGCCCAAAGACAAGGAACCGTGCGGGAAAAGGAGATCGTGATGACGAACAGGACCCTCACCGCGGCGCTGCTGGCCGTTCTGCCGCTGTCCTCCATTCTGGTCGCCTGCGGCTCGGGAGAGGACACCCAGCGTGTGGCGCTGGAACGAAAGGCGCTGGAACGCGACCTGAACCTGGCCCAGGTGGCCCGCGACACCACGCCGCAGACGGCCACGGAAGGGCTTCCCTCGCCGGACAGCGGCACCGCCCTGCAGGCTCCGCCGTCCGCCGCGCCGCAGGTCAAGACGCCCGGCAACCGGCCGCCCGCGGACACCCGTCCCTGGGTCCCCGGCCCGCGTTCGGAGACGGCGTCGGAGCCGCGCACCACCACGCGCACCGTTCCCGGCGGCACCACCTTCAGCGTGCGCTTCGACGAGTCGCTCAGCACGCGCACCATGAGCGTGGGCGAGACCTTCAGCTCCGTGCTCGCTGAGCCGCTGACGGACGGCGACGGCCGCACGGTGATTCCCGCGGGCGCCACGGTGCGAGGCCGGGTGACGCGGTCGCAGGCCAGCGGGCACGCGGGGCAGCATACGGCGCTGAACGTGACCTTTACCTCCATCCGGCACGGCGGCAACACCTATCCCATCGACGTGACGATGGTGGATGCGCCCAACACGGTTCGCCGCAGCCGCCAGAGCCGCACCAGCAAGGCCGCCACGATCGGTGGGGGCGCGGTGGTGGGCGGCGTGGCGGGCCACGTGCTGGGCCGCAGCCGCCGGTCCACCATCACCGGCGCGGTCGTGGGCGCGGCGGCGGGGACGGCGGTGGCGGTGGGCACGACGGACGTGGACGCGGTGATCCCGGCCGGTTCCACGGCCACGGTGCGGCTGGACGGCCCGGTGCGCGTCACCCGCACGCAGTCGTGATGATTGGGGGATGATGGGGATCGATGGATGAGCGTGATCGCGTGAGGCACATCGGGTGATGCCGGCCGGCTGATCGCGATTGTGGGAATGATGATGAGCGGCGGTCGCGAGAGGTGTCGCGGCCGCCGCTTGTGGCCCTCACCCCGCGTGCTGCGCACGACGACCCTCTCCCACGAACGGATGTGGGAGAGGGAGCACACCCCAGATTGGCGCGGATGATGGATTCGGGCGTGTCTGCGGGTTGCTATCCGGCGGTTGAAACCGCGCCTCGAAAGACACGAAGTCCGCCTCCGCGGACTGCATCCGCGGCTGAGTTGCGCGTCGCCCCATCGTGGGCGGGGGCGCAACGGCGCGCGACGCGCGTGTGGGTGGCCGGTTCGGCCACCCACACCATGACCCAGCCCCAACCCATGTCATCCTGAGGAGGCGCCGGCCGATTCCGGCGCCCGCACCGAACTCTGGCGCCGACGAAGGATCTACTTTCCGCTGAGCCAACTACGCGGTGTGTGCCGACCTCGCCCGCACTGCGGTTGAAGCCCCGAACGTGGACGCGACAGCGGCCGCGTGTCGGGGCTTTGCGCTGTTGGAGCGGCGGATTCATCCGCTCAGAATACTCCGGGCGCGCTCATGCTCCGCTTCCCACCGGGGACATCGCCCGCCCCCGCTTGCTCGGATTCGCCACGGCGCGTCGTCGCCCGCCCGGACTCGCCGCCCGGCGTAACGCCCGCTGCATTCGTCTCTGCGTCTGAGGGGATGTCTACGAACTCCGCCCGCGTGCACCTGATGAACACCCGGCAGGCCTCATCCACAACCCGCCATCGCCCGCTTGGTCTCCGCCCTTTCGATCACGCGCGAGACCCCGGCAGCCCTGTCGTTACACGTCACCAGTGTGCACGCAACTACATGGTACTTGACAATTTGCGGAACAAAACCGAATATAAACCGTAACAGGAGCAAGGAGGGCCGAAGGTGCGGCCCGGAGCGCGCGAAAGCCCACGGAGGGACGCATGGCGGAGATCAACTTCAAGGCGCTGCAGGACTTCTTTGAGCCTGATTCCATCGAATGGCGCATCCAGGCGTCCGGCGAAAAGAACGGGCGCGTGTGGGCCATCTGCGTCCCGTACGTCACCAACCGCGCCATCCAGAGCCGTCTGGACGAGGTGGTGGGCCCCGAAAGCTGGAGCAACGAGTTCCGGCCGGGGCCGGACGGCGGCGTCATGTGCGGCCTGTCCATCCGCGTGGGCGACGAGTGGGTCACCAAGTGGGACGGCGCCGAGAACACCGACGTCGAGGGGGTGAAGGGCGGCCTTTCCGGCGCCATGAAGCGCTCCGCCGTGCAGTGGGGCATCGGCCGCTACCTGTACACGCTGGACGAAACGTTCGCCAACGTGCACGAAGGCGGGCGCTTTCGCGGCAAGCTGCCCGACAGAGCCGGAGGACGTTCTTTTCGGTGGGATCCGCCACAGCTCCCGGCGGAGGTGCTGCCCAGCAAGCGGGAAGCGTCACCCCGCATCGCTGCCCCGCATGGCGGTGACCCCGATCACGAGGCGATGCTGGAGTACATCCGGTCCGTCGGTCCCCAGATCGATGATGCCGTGGAGATCCGAATCAGCCGGAAAACCCGGAATCTCAAGGAGTACGTTCGCGAAAACTGGCCGGCAATCAAGGAAGAGCCCCGCGTCGCGCGTGCAGTGGTCGAAGTGATCGAGGCCGCAACGGGACGGAGCCGCACGGTTCCTGAGCAGCGCGCTGCGGCGTGACCATGTCGCTGAGTAGCTACAAAGCCCGCAGTTGCTCGACCAGCGCTTCCGCTGACCGGGTTCTATGCTCCACGTCGGCAAGGCACTGCAACAGGGTGTCAGCGTAGACCTCGCTGATTCCGTCAACGGCAGCGAGCGCTACGCCCGGATTGATCCCTGCGGGTGGGCGTCCGGTCAACAGTGTGTACCAGAGGGCACCGAGCGAGTAGATATCCGACCTTGGATCAAGCAATCGGGGGTTCGCCGTCAACTCGGGCGCGGTAAAGTGGCCTCCGACGGCTCGCTCACCTTCTCGCGTGATACGGCTGACAATCTCCTCCTCGATGAATACGCCCAAACCGAAGTCGATCAACCGGACGCGCCGCCGCGGCTCTTTCGAAACGAGGACATTGCTTGGCCTCAGATCACGGTGAACCACGCGGGCCACTGTGTGGGCGTGATGGAGCGCTTCGGCAATCTCGACGACAACCCTGAGTGCATGCCGCGGAGCGATGCGCCCATGCTGTTTAATTACCTGCTCCAAACTGCGGCCCTGGACCATTTCCATCCGGATGTATGGTCGCCGCCCCAAGAGACCCACATCGTGCACTCGGACGATGTTCGGGTGCTCCAACGCGAACAGGATCCGTGCTTCCCGAAAGAAGCGCTCGAGGTGGCCTTCACCTCCCTCCGAGAACGCGGGCGCAAATACCTTCACGGCGAAGTCCATCCCCAGTAGCCGGTGATGGTACCGGTATACGACGCCAAATCCGCCCTGCCCGATGATCTCTCCCTGTTCGTAGTGCAGCCCAGGCAGGTGCGTGGCCCCCTCCAGTTCGTCCAGAAGAGGGTTGAAGGCTTGGGCCAAGTAAAGCCGGCGCTCCGCGTAGTGCGCGAACTTCGTCCTAATGAATGCCCAGAACTCGGGGCGCGTTCTGCACGCGATGAGGAACTCGGGAACGTGCTCGCGACTGGTGAGTCCGATGATGATCTTTCGTAGCCGGCTGTACTCGTCAGGTGAGACCGGGTGCTCGCCATCGGTGGCGAAATCAACGAGGCCCTGTTTCAGGGCTTCGATGCTGGATACAATGTCATCCGGGAGCGGAACGCCCGGTAGTGATGTCGCATTCACGTCCGTTCGCCCCGCCCCATCCGCACCACGATCTCGTACTCCTCGTCCGTGACGGGCTGCACGGACAGGCGGCTCTTGTTGATCACCAGCATCTTTTCCAGCCCCGGCGCGGCGCGCAGGTCATCCAGCGAAACCAGGGCGGGGAACGCCTCCTGAAACGCGACGTTGATCATGTACCAGCGCGGATCCTCGTCCGACGCCTTGGGATCGAAGTAGTCGCTCCGCGGATCGCGGGCGCTGGGGTCCGGATACCCCTCCCGCGACACCGTCGCCAGCCCGGCCACGCCCGGCGGCGACGCGTTGCTGTGGTAGTACAGCACCCGGTCGCCCGGCCTGGCATCGTCGCGCATGAAGTTGCGCGCCTGATAGTTCCGCACGCCCTCCCACGAAGTACTGCCGTCCCGCCGCAGGTCGTGGATGGAATACACGTCGGGCTCGCTCTTCAACAGCCAGTTGCGCGGCATTGGATCATCAGGGGAAAAAGTCTGGTGTGCGCGGCATCTTCGCGCGAAGGAGCCCGCCGGGCAAGCTCCTCCATCCATCAGAATGCTTGTGCCGGCAATCTGCGCAGCCTACCGTGCGGTTGCCCGTATTGTCGTTTTCTGATCGGAGGTTCCATGCAAGTCAGGCTGCCGGCTTGTGCCCTGCTGATTGCGACGCTTTGGATCGACGGTTCCCTGCACGGGCAGGAGATGGACAACCCCTATCTGGATGATGAAACGGTACCCTGCTGGATGGCGTGCGTCCGGCCGTACGGCAGCGACACGCGAATGATCAGCGGCCGTGCGTACAGGCTGGCGAACTGCTACCTCAGCGGACCCGGCCAGTGCACGTGCGTGTGGGTGAGCATGTGATCACCGCGATGCGGCCGCGGCGTTGGTGGATCGGGGTGCTCGGGGCGGGGCTCATCAGCGCGATCACAGGGTGCGGCACCGAAGCCCCTTCCGTGGACCCCGGGCAGGTGCTGCGCGACCCCCGGAGGCACCTGGTGGAGATCGTGGCGGGCCCGTCCGCCGATCCCCGAAACAACTTCACGCTCGTCATGAGCGGCAGGGTGACCGCGAGCGGAAAGCACGTGGTACTCGTCGACATGCGCGCGCCCTACGTGCGGGTGTATCGCCGCTCCGGCCAATTGCGATCGGCGTTCCTGAAGGACGGGCGGGGGCCGCTGGAGGCGCGTTCGGTACGGGCGGTCGCCGTCGCCGGAGACTCACTGATTCTGGTGGCGGATGTGGATGGCCGGGTGCGCACCTTTGATCTGGACGGCGGGCTGCGGCAGAACCTGCCGCGGTTTCCCTTCGGCGTGGTTTCCGCGACGACCGCATGCCCGGGCGAGTGGCTGCTGTACGGCGCGCGCTTCAGCCCGGGCGGAACGTCCGCGCGGTGGCTGCACCGCCTGCCGATCGGTGCGGGGCCGGAGGCCCTCACGAGTGTGTTCGGCGAGACGGTCGGTTCCGCGGAGCCGCGCTCCGCGATGTCCAGCGGGCTGATCGCCACTCCGCGCGGCGCGGCACTCTGGCACACTCTGGGCGACCGGCCGTCGCTGGTGACGTGGCGGTGCGGCGCGTCCTCCGCCGCGTCGGCGCCGCTGGCGGACGGCGTACGTCCCCCGCCAGGCGCCACGGAGGTGCGCGGCGCAATGGTGACGACCGTCGGGCCCGGAACGCGGATGCGCGGCGGGCTGGCCGCCGCTCGTGGCCGGCTCTGGAAAACCGAGCTGGTCACCGCCGGAACCAAGGCGCTCGAGTACTCCGAGATCACCGCCGCGGATCAGCATGTCGGACGTGCGGCGCGGCTTTCCGGCTACGTGGTGCTCCTGGACAGCCGGCCCGGTGTGGGTGTGCTGGTGCAGGTATACGAGGGCGATGAGCAACGCGTTCTGCTGCTCTCCGAGCGCGACTTTCTGGCGCTGGCGCAAGAACGGACGGACCGGCCCTGACACGCCGGAGCACGAAGAATCACCCTCCGCACAGGCCGCCGCTCCCCGGCGGCCTTTTTCCGTTATCTGCGGAAAAGGAGCGTGATGGACGCCCGCCGGCTCTGTACGCCGCGTTCCCGCCGGGTTAGCTTCGGTGCCCACGATGGCGGTTTAGGAGTGTACACGGAGCGAGCCGGATGAATACGGTCGATCGTTGGATTGCGCGCCCGCGGCCCAACCCGCGGGCGCGCCTGCGTCTGTTCTGCCTGGCGCACGCGGGCGGCGGCGCATCCGCGTTCCGCGGCTGGGCCGATGCCCTTCCCGCCGAGGTGGAGGTGTGCCCGGTGCAGCTTCCCGGGCGCGAAAACCGCATCGGCGAGCCGGCCATCACCCGCATGGAGCCGCTGATCGACGCGCTTCTCCCCGCGGTGGCGCCGTACCTGGACCTGCCGTTCGCGCTGTTCGGGCACAGCAACGGCGCGCTGATCGCGTTCGAGCTCGCGCGCAGGCTGCGGGCGGAGGGGCGCCCCGGCCCCGTGCACCTGTTCGCCTCCGGGCGCCGCGCCCCGGACCGGTCCAGCGGCCGCGAGCCCACCAGCCACCTTCCCGACGCCGAGTTCCTGGCCGACCTGCACCGGCTGGGCGGGCTTCCCGACGCGCTGCTGCAGCACCAGGAGCTGATCTCGCTGCTGCTGCCCACTCTGCGCGCGGACGTGGCGCTGAACGAGTGCTACGTCTTTGGCGAACAGGAGCCGCTGGACTGCCCCATCACCGCCTACATCGGGCTGGCCGACAGCAAGGCCACCAACGACCAGGTGCAGGCGTGGGGACGGCATACCCGCGCCCCCTTCGTGATCCGCGGCTTTCCCGGCGGGCACTTCTTTCTGCAGGAGGGGCGCGCCGACTTTCTGCGCGTTCTCGCCGCCGACCTGCTGACCGTGGCACGAGGGCTGCCCGCCGGCTGACCTCGCCGTCTTTGGCGCAAAACGGGTGCGGGACGGCCGAACGGAGCCATCCTGCACCCGTTTTGCGCTCCTCCGCGCCCAATCTTCCTCCATATTTCGCGAAACGGCGCCTTACGTGCGTTCAGCTTTCGCCCGGCCGTTGCCTGCCCGCTGAAAAATCGCCGAGTGCCCGGAGCGTGTGCGTACGCTCCGGGCACTTTGCCGTCCGGCCGTGTAGCAGTCAGCGCTGAAGCCACCGTTCGCGCGTACGCCCCGGAAAGGTGAGCAGAGGCAACGGTGTCCACGCTGTTTCACTTGTGTGGCGAACCCGTAATCTGAGACGCCACACTACTTTTTCCGCCTGGAATCCATTAGATTGGCCCCGAGACGAGATGGGCTGGATGGGCCGACTTTCGGGAATCCAGCTCTGATGCGGGACGTTGTTGCAGATGCGCGCGTGATGGCTTTTTAGGATCGCCACGCGTGCGCCGCTCCGGCCCCGTTCTCCGGTCGCATTCTCCCCCGGCGCTCCATCCATGATCGCGATTTCCGGCTTTCACCCCCTTGGCGGGCCCCATGAGGCCCGCCCGTTTCCGTCCCCCGGCACGGCCGGCGGATGGAGTGGTGGTGTGCACCGGCGCATCGAAGCCGCCGCCCACGCCGCCCCGGACGCCACCGCCGCGGCGCTGGCGGATTCCGTGCTTTCGTACGCGCGGCTGAACGCGGGGGCCAACCGGCTCGCGCGGCGCCTGCTGCGCGCGGGGGTGAAGGCTGACGCGCGGGTGGGGATCGTGATGGAGCGCGGGCCGGAACTGGCCGTGGCCCTGCTGGCGGTGCTCAAGGCCGGCGCGGCGTACGTTCCCGTGGACCCGGACTCGCCAGAAGACCGCACGCGCTTTCTGCTGGCGGATTCCGGCGCGGCGCTCGTCCTGACGGACGCCGCCTCCGCCGCGCGCGTGCCCGAGGGTTCGCCGCCGGTGATCGTGGTGGCGCTGGAGGACGGGGCGGGGGAGGACGAGGGCGATCTGCCGGCGGACGCGGAGCCGGACGCGCTGGCGTACGTCATCTACACCTCCGGAACCACCGGGCGGCCCAAGGGCGTGGGCGTGACGCACCGCGCGCTGGACACGCACTGCGACACCGTCATCGGCCTGTACCGGCTGAGCCCCGCCGACCGCGTGGCGCAGGTGGCGTCGCTGGGTTTTGACATCAGCGTCGAGGAAATCATTCCCACGTGGGCCGCCGGGGCCGCGGTGGTGTTCCGCCCCGCGCACCTGTCGGCGTACGGCGCGGCGTTCCACCGGTGGCTGGAGGGGAGCGGGATCACGCTTCTCAACGTTCCCACCGCCTTTTGGCACAGCTGGACCGGGGACCTGTCCACGGGCGGCGGGGCGCTTCCGCCCGCGCTGCGCCTGGTGATCGTGGGCGGCGAGCGCGCGCTTCCGCACGTGTGGGACGCGTGGGCGCGCATCGCCGGGCCGGCGGTGACGTGGATCAACTGCTATGGCCCCACCGAGACCACCGTCGGCGTCACGGCGCACGTGCGCGGGCCGGGGTTCGCGGAGCCCGGCCGCGGCGACATCCCCATCGGCCACCCCCTTCCGGATGCCGCCGTCCACGTGCTGGACGAGGCGATGCGGCCCGTGGCCCCGGGGGACGAGGGGGAGCTGGTGGTGGGCGGGCCGCGGGTGGCGCGCGGCTACCTGGGGCGGCCGGGGACGACAGCGGAGAGCTTCGTCCCCGATCCGTTTTCCGCCGAGCCCGGCGCGCGGATGTACCGCACGGGAGACCGCGCGCGCTGGCCGGCCGGCGGGGAGATCGAGTTTCTGGGGCGGGTGGACGGGCAGGTGAAGGTGGGTGGGTTCCGCGTGGAGCCCGCGGAGGTGGAGGCCGTGCTTTCCGCCCATCCCGGCGTGGTGGCCAGCGTGGTGGTGGCGCGCGAGGACGCGCCCGGGCGCCGCCGCCTGATCGGCTACTGGGTGACGGAGCCGGACGCCCCTCCCTCTGACGAAAGCCTGCGCGCCTGGCTGATGAGCCGGCTGCCCGCGTGGATGGTTCCCGCCACGCTGGTGCGGCTGGATGCGCTTCCGCTGACGGCTTCCGGCAAGGTGGACCGCCGCGCCCTTCCCGCGCCCGTGCAGGAGCTGCTGGCGGAGGAGCGGGGGACGGCGCCGCGCACCCCCACGCAGCAGGTGCTGGCCGAGGTGTGGGCGGACGTGCTGGGCGCCGCGCGCATCGGCGAGTACGACGACTTTTTCGCCCTGGGCGGGCACTCGCTGCTGGGCATGCAGGTGATGTCGCGCATCCGGCAGCTGCTGGGGGTGGAGATCCCCGTGCGCGCGCTGTTCGACGCACCGACGCTGGCGACCTTTGCCGAGGTGGTGGACGAGTGGCGCGGGGTGGATTCCGGCCCCGGGCAGCCCCCGCTGGAACCGGCGGACCGCGCGGGCGCGCTTCCGCTGAGCTTTGCGCAGCAGCGGCTGTGGTTTCTGCACCAGCTGGAGCCGGAGTCGCCGTTCTACAACATCCCCGCCGCCATCCGGCTGGAGGGCGCGCTGGACGCCGAGGCGCTGCGGCGCGCGCTGCAGGAGATCGTTCGCCGCCACGAGGCGCTGCGCACGGTCTACCCGGTTTCCAGCGGGCAGCCCGCGCAGCTGGTGCTTCCCGCGGAGCGCTTCGACCTCCCCGTCCACGATCTGACCGCGCTGTCCGCGAACGCGCACGACGCGGCGGTGGCGGAGGCGGCGCGGCGCGAATCGGTGCGCCGGTACGACCTGGAGCGCGACGGGATGCTGCGCGCGACGCTGCTGCGGCTGGGCGCGGAGTCGCACGTGCTCCTCATCAACCTGCACCACGTGGCGGGAGATGGATGGTCGCTGGGCGTGCTGTTTCACGAGCTCGGCGCGCTGTACGGCGACCTGGCCCGCGGGCGCGCGCCGTCGCTGCCGCCGCTTCCCGTGCAGTACGCCGACTACGCCGTGTGGCAGCGCCGCTGGCTGACGGAGGCGGTGCTGGAAACGCAGCTGGCCTACTGGCGCGAGCGCCTGGGCGACGCGCCGCCGCAACTGGAGCTGCCCACGGACCGCGCGCGCCCCGCCGTGCAGTCGCACCGCGGCGACGTGGTGCGCTTCCGCATTCCCGCGGCGCTCACCGACCGGCTGCACGCGTTCGCCCGCGCGGAGGGCGCCACGCTGTACATGACGCTGCTGGCCGGGCTGAACGTGCTGCTGCACCGCTGGTCCGGGCAGGACGACGTGGTGGTGGGCTCGCCCATCGCCGGCCGGGTGCGGCGGGAGCTGGAGGGGCTGATCGGCTTCTTCGTCAACACGATGGCGCTGCGGACGGACCTGCGCGGCGAGCCGGGCTTTCGCGAACTCGTCGGCCGCGTGCGCGAGGCGACGCTGGACGCCTACGCGCACCAGGACCTGCCGTTCGAGCGGATCGTGGAAGAGCTGCAGCCGGAGCGCAGCCTGAGCCGGTCCCCCGTGTTCCAAGTGTCGCTGGTGCTGCAGAACGCGCCGACGCCGCCCATGGAGATGGCCGGGCTGCAGCTGCGGCTGGACAATCTGAGCAGCGCCACCAGCAAGTTCGACCTGGCGCTGGAGTTCGTTGAGGATGCGGACGGGCTGGCGGGCGAGGCGGAGTTCGCGGCGGACCTGTGGGACCGCTCCACGGTGGAGCGGATGGCGGCGCAGCTGGCGCAGGTGCTGGACGCGGCGATCGCCGACCCCACCCTTCCCATCCACCGCATCCCCATCCTCCCCGCGGCGGAAAAGGCCAAGGTGACGGCGGCGTGGACGCGGGGCGG
It contains:
- a CDS encoding protein kinase domain-containing protein — translated: MNATSLPGVPLPDDIVSSIEALKQGLVDFATDGEHPVSPDEYSRLRKIIIGLTSREHVPEFLIACRTRPEFWAFIRTKFAHYAERRLYLAQAFNPLLDELEGATHLPGLHYEQGEIIGQGGFGVVYRYHHRLLGMDFAVKVFAPAFSEGGEGHLERFFREARILFALEHPNIVRVHDVGLLGRRPYIRMEMVQGRSLEQVIKQHGRIAPRHALRVVVEIAEALHHAHTVARVVHRDLRPSNVLVSKEPRRRVRLIDFGLGVFIEEEIVSRITREGERAVGGHFTAPELTANPRLLDPRSDIYSLGALWYTLLTGRPPAGINPGVALAAVDGISEVYADTLLQCLADVEHRTRSAEALVEQLRAL
- a CDS encoding non-ribosomal peptide synthetase; translation: MIAISGFHPLGGPHEARPFPSPGTAGGWSGGVHRRIEAAAHAAPDATAAALADSVLSYARLNAGANRLARRLLRAGVKADARVGIVMERGPELAVALLAVLKAGAAYVPVDPDSPEDRTRFLLADSGAALVLTDAASAARVPEGSPPVIVVALEDGAGEDEGDLPADAEPDALAYVIYTSGTTGRPKGVGVTHRALDTHCDTVIGLYRLSPADRVAQVASLGFDISVEEIIPTWAAGAAVVFRPAHLSAYGAAFHRWLEGSGITLLNVPTAFWHSWTGDLSTGGGALPPALRLVIVGGERALPHVWDAWARIAGPAVTWINCYGPTETTVGVTAHVRGPGFAEPGRGDIPIGHPLPDAAVHVLDEAMRPVAPGDEGELVVGGPRVARGYLGRPGTTAESFVPDPFSAEPGARMYRTGDRARWPAGGEIEFLGRVDGQVKVGGFRVEPAEVEAVLSAHPGVVASVVVAREDAPGRRRLIGYWVTEPDAPPSDESLRAWLMSRLPAWMVPATLVRLDALPLTASGKVDRRALPAPVQELLAEERGTAPRTPTQQVLAEVWADVLGAARIGEYDDFFALGGHSLLGMQVMSRIRQLLGVEIPVRALFDAPTLATFAEVVDEWRGVDSGPGQPPLEPADRAGALPLSFAQQRLWFLHQLEPESPFYNIPAAIRLEGALDAEALRRALQEIVRRHEALRTVYPVSSGQPAQLVLPAERFDLPVHDLTALSANAHDAAVAEAARRESVRRYDLERDGMLRATLLRLGAESHVLLINLHHVAGDGWSLGVLFHELGALYGDLARGRAPSLPPLPVQYADYAVWQRRWLTEAVLETQLAYWRERLGDAPPQLELPTDRARPAVQSHRGDVVRFRIPAALTDRLHAFARAEGATLYMTLLAGLNVLLHRWSGQDDVVVGSPIAGRVRRELEGLIGFFVNTMALRTDLRGEPGFRELVGRVREATLDAYAHQDLPFERIVEELQPERSLSRSPVFQVSLVLQNAPTPPMEMAGLQLRLDNLSSATSKFDLALEFVEDADGLAGEAEFAADLWDRSTVERMAAQLAQVLDAAIADPTLPIHRIPILPAAEKAKVTAAWTRGGAAVSSLPVHRAFEAAAARTPDAIALEQGGRRVTFGELDARANRIARALMARGIGTESRVGVFAERAPETVAALLGILKAGGAYVPLDPRYPAARLRYMARQADVSLILAQDHIAERLPDTGAAQASIGALWRAEGDPSPVTVETDEAALAYVIYTSGSTGEPKGVAVPHGSLSAYLGWATAWYDLGGRGAPVHSPLAFDLTVSSLWLPLLRGEPVILVADSEGPDGLAAALRAHSGLGLVKLTPTHLSLLRNQLGAEAGAAAPRAFVIGGESLEGEVAAFWGAYAPDAVLFNEYGPTEATVGCCVQRVPAGVEYAGAVPIGRPVPGTRLYVLDAHGEPSPIGVPGELWIGGAQLARGYLGRPGATAERFVPDPFSDIAGARAYRTGDRVRWLADGTLDFLGRLDDMVKIRGFRIEPAEVEAVLAQHPEVSDAAVDVRADAGGEPRLVGYVVPAPEPEDAAVAGSVDADDPADAQVSQWESVFEGMYGGSAADDVTFNIVGWNSSYTGAPIPAAQMREWVDRTADRILALKPRRVLELGVGSGLFLFRVAPHAQSYTGCDLSPTAIRNLHDALPRSGLRLPPVRLMARPADDLHGFGPGEFDTVILNSVIQYFPSAAYLARVLEGAVDRVADGGAVFVGDVRSLATLSAFHAGTEAAHLPGDAPAAELRARLIRRAEEEEELVLDPRFFAALRARVPRIRRVEVKVKRGEHRNELSAHRYDVILHVGGKDRAPVPARELAWGAEVDRVEHLRALLKAGAALRVSSIPDTRVIGEVRLADAAAHAGTGVSIDALLADEEMGGADPEALYRLGEERGMRTELRPSAEHPGCMDAAFIPRVAGEGAPAFAAPVADRPLAGWSNDPRRGARIRRLVPALRAFLRDHLPEYMVPAALVVVDEFPQTENGKTDRRALPDPPQTRAAGGRAYRAPVTETESLLCALWAELLRVDAVGADDDFFELGGHSLLATVLVSRVREMFGVEMPLHRVFQTPTVAGLAAAVDEENEQVTARLLAELDELSDDEARALLALEAEGVVDR
- a CDS encoding thioesterase II family protein; translated protein: MNTVDRWIARPRPNPRARLRLFCLAHAGGGASAFRGWADALPAEVEVCPVQLPGRENRIGEPAITRMEPLIDALLPAVAPYLDLPFALFGHSNGALIAFELARRLRAEGRPGPVHLFASGRRAPDRSSGREPTSHLPDAEFLADLHRLGGLPDALLQHQELISLLLPTLRADVALNECYVFGEQEPLDCPITAYIGLADSKATNDQVQAWGRHTRAPFVIRGFPGGHFFLQEGRADFLRVLAADLLTVARGLPAG
- a CDS encoding Rad52/Rad22 family DNA repair protein: MAEINFKALQDFFEPDSIEWRIQASGEKNGRVWAICVPYVTNRAIQSRLDEVVGPESWSNEFRPGPDGGVMCGLSIRVGDEWVTKWDGAENTDVEGVKGGLSGAMKRSAVQWGIGRYLYTLDETFANVHEGGRFRGKLPDRAGGRSFRWDPPQLPAEVLPSKREASPRIAAPHGGDPDHEAMLEYIRSVGPQIDDAVEIRISRKTRNLKEYVRENWPAIKEEPRVARAVVEVIEAATGRSRTVPEQRAAA
- a CDS encoding EVE domain-containing protein; translated protein: MPRNWLLKSEPDVYSIHDLRRDGSTSWEGVRNYQARNFMRDDARPGDRVLYYHSNASPPGVAGLATVSREGYPDPSARDPRSDYFDPKASDEDPRWYMINVAFQEAFPALVSLDDLRAAPGLEKMLVINKSRLSVQPVTDEEYEIVVRMGRGERT